The Streptomyces sp. NL15-2K genome contains a region encoding:
- a CDS encoding pyridoxamine 5'-phosphate oxidase family protein, with the protein MSTTPAALRMIEVSGAEALWLLEGSALGRLVLVQREQAVVRPARHVWRYGRLIVRTPVQAVAVPATVTYHVDEVRAATGTGWTVTAAGSAEVITDADEAAHHRRTPAGWTHGPHDTVLSIRPQTVSGFRLAQGTER; encoded by the coding sequence ATGAGCACGACGCCCGCAGCCTTGCGCATGATCGAGGTCTCCGGCGCGGAGGCGCTGTGGCTGCTGGAAGGGTCGGCGCTGGGCCGGTTGGTGCTTGTGCAGCGGGAGCAGGCCGTCGTGCGGCCCGCCCGGCATGTGTGGCGGTACGGCAGGCTGATCGTCCGAACCCCGGTGCAGGCCGTCGCGGTCCCGGCGACGGTGACCTATCACGTGGACGAGGTCCGCGCCGCGACCGGCACCGGCTGGACGGTCACCGCGGCCGGGTCCGCCGAGGTGATCACCGACGCGGACGAGGCGGCGCACCATCGCCGCACGCCGGCCGGTTGGACGCACGGCCCGCACGACACCGTATTGAGCATCCGGCCACAGACCGTCAGCGGGTTCCGTCTCGCCCAGGGCACGGAGCGATGA
- a CDS encoding ATP-binding protein: MSTQPTQLAALPYRHVLTLPAEPSAVRLARETAEQALVEWGVGLRHPTVDPALLILGELVTNSVRHAAVRSPQVTVIYAAGRDCLAFAVHDRHPYQPRLYASAGGTGAGGLGTVMELTLGLGGTAVVRADADGGGKSIWITLPL, from the coding sequence ATGTCCACGCAGCCCACGCAATTGGCAGCGCTGCCTTACCGGCACGTGCTTACTCTGCCCGCCGAGCCGTCCGCTGTCCGCCTCGCCCGCGAGACCGCCGAACAGGCGCTGGTCGAGTGGGGTGTTGGCCTGCGCCATCCCACGGTGGACCCGGCGCTGCTGATCCTCGGCGAGTTGGTCACCAACAGCGTCCGGCACGCCGCCGTCCGCTCCCCGCAGGTCACCGTCATATACGCGGCAGGCAGGGACTGCCTCGCCTTCGCCGTCCACGACCGCCATCCGTACCAGCCGCGGCTGTACGCGTCGGCCGGCGGAACGGGAGCCGGCGGTCTCGGGACCGTCATGGAGCTCACCCTCGGCCTAGGTGGAACTGCCGTCGTCCGGGCCGACGCCGACGGCGGTGGTAAGAGCATCTGGATCACCCTGCCCCTGTGA
- a CDS encoding anti-sigma factor antagonist, translating into MTIEWRYTIERGFGVLSVAGYLGPEAVRRFSGAVGWVVARGSGPVIVDLTELRGWSAEGQLAITEAARHLASSGRRLELAAIPADGPLVPAGNCPDIPVHSDLVAALAAHTRPVSAAEEPQQAWRTDGWPS; encoded by the coding sequence ATGACCATCGAGTGGCGTTACACCATCGAGCGTGGCTTCGGCGTCCTCTCCGTCGCCGGATACCTCGGCCCGGAGGCCGTGCGCCGCTTCAGCGGGGCAGTCGGCTGGGTCGTCGCGCGCGGCAGCGGACCGGTCATCGTCGACCTGACCGAGCTGCGCGGCTGGTCGGCCGAGGGCCAACTGGCCATCACCGAGGCCGCCCGCCACCTGGCCAGCAGCGGTCGGCGGCTGGAACTCGCAGCGATCCCCGCCGACGGCCCCCTGGTGCCGGCAGGCAACTGCCCGGACATCCCGGTCCACAGCGACCTGGTGGCAGCCCTCGCCGCCCACACCCGGCCTGTGTCAGCCGCCGAGGAGCCGCAGCAGGCATGGCGTACCGACGGCTGGCCTTCCTGA
- a CDS encoding zinc ribbon domain-containing protein YjdM, which translates to MSETLPPCPECSGEYTYVMGALLVCPECGHEWSPGVEPASDTEGKVVKDAVGNVLADGDTVTVIKSLKVKGSPTGIKAGTKVRSIRLVDGVDGHDIDCKVDGFGAMQLKSRVVKKV; encoded by the coding sequence ATGAGTGAAACCCTTCCTCCTTGCCCCGAGTGTTCCGGTGAGTACACGTACGTGATGGGCGCGCTGCTGGTCTGCCCGGAGTGCGGGCACGAGTGGTCGCCAGGTGTGGAACCGGCGAGCGACACCGAAGGCAAGGTGGTCAAGGACGCGGTCGGCAATGTCCTGGCCGACGGCGACACCGTGACGGTGATCAAGAGCCTGAAGGTCAAGGGCAGCCCGACCGGAATCAAGGCGGGCACCAAGGTCCGCAGCATTCGCCTCGTCGACGGGGTGGACGGCCACGACATCGACTGCAAGGTCGACGGGTTCGGCGCGATGCAGCTGAAGTCCAGGGTGGTCAAGAAGGTCTGA
- a CDS encoding metalloregulator ArsR/SmtB family transcription factor — MSTPLYQLKAEFFKTLGHPARIRVLELLSEREHAVAEMLPEVGIEPAHLSQQLAVLRRANLVVNRKEGSHVYYSLTSPHVAELLRVARTILSGVLAGQAELLADLEAAQGEAKPPS; from the coding sequence ATGAGTACGCCGCTGTACCAACTGAAGGCCGAGTTCTTCAAGACGCTCGGGCACCCGGCCCGCATCCGCGTGCTGGAGCTGCTGAGCGAGCGGGAGCACGCGGTCGCGGAGATGCTGCCCGAGGTCGGCATCGAGCCGGCGCATCTGTCCCAGCAACTGGCCGTGCTGCGCCGAGCCAACCTGGTCGTGAACCGCAAGGAGGGCTCGCACGTGTACTACTCCCTCACCAGCCCGCACGTCGCCGAGCTGCTCCGGGTCGCCCGCACCATCCTGTCCGGCGTCCTGGCCGGGCAGGCCGAGCTGCTGGCCGACTTGGAGGCCGCGCAGGGGGAGGCGAAACCGCCGTCATAG
- the pflA gene encoding pyruvate formate-lyase-activating protein: MNTTTEPVTGRIHSWDLSTGVDGPGTRFVLFVSGCPLRCLYCANPDTWHMRDGKQATVDEVMTEIDEYRAFLTTAGGGVTITGGEPLLQSAFTGEVLRRCKEAGLHTALDTSGFLGARATDELLADTDLVLLDIKSFDVRIYRKLTGGELSPTLNFATRLDRIGVPMWIRYVLVPGWTDDPAAVDSLGAFLAGLGNVDRVDVLPFHKLGAHKYDALGIPFPLRDTPTPDPDLTERVREQFREHGLRAL; the protein is encoded by the coding sequence GTGAACACCACGACCGAACCGGTGACGGGCCGGATCCACTCCTGGGACCTGTCCACGGGAGTGGACGGTCCCGGGACCCGGTTCGTCCTCTTCGTCAGCGGCTGCCCGCTGCGCTGCCTGTACTGCGCCAACCCGGACACCTGGCACATGCGCGACGGCAAGCAGGCCACGGTGGACGAGGTCATGACCGAGATCGACGAGTACCGGGCCTTCCTCACCACGGCCGGTGGCGGGGTGACCATCACGGGCGGCGAGCCGCTGCTCCAGTCCGCCTTCACCGGCGAGGTGCTGCGCCGCTGCAAGGAGGCCGGCCTGCACACCGCCCTCGACACCTCCGGCTTCCTCGGCGCCCGCGCCACCGACGAGCTTCTCGCCGACACCGACCTGGTCCTGCTGGACATCAAGTCCTTCGATGTCCGCATCTACCGGAAGTTGACCGGAGGCGAACTCTCCCCGACCCTCAACTTCGCCACCCGCCTGGACCGGATCGGCGTCCCGATGTGGATCCGCTACGTCCTCGTGCCCGGCTGGACCGACGACCCGGCAGCCGTCGACAGCCTCGGCGCGTTCCTCGCCGGACTCGGCAACGTCGACCGCGTGGACGTTCTGCCGTTCCACAAGCTCGGCGCCCACAAGTACGACGCGCTCGGCATCCCCTTCCCGCTGCGCGACACCCCGACCCCCGATCCGGACCTGACGGAGCGCGTCCGCGAGCAGTTCCGGGAGCACGGCCTGCGGGCACTGTGA
- the pflB gene encoding formate C-acetyltransferase, with translation MTTTVTVGSRRAEAWRGFAGTRWRDRIDVRDFIQANYTPYEGDSAFLAGPTERTLTVWRKVSAHFPDERLKGIFDVDPGTPSTITSHRPGFIDRDRELIVGLQTDAPLRRAIMPNGGLRMVENSLEAYGYKADPFVTRVFGTYRKTHNDGVFDAYTPEMRAARKAGIITGLPDAYGRGRIIGDYRRVALYGTDRLIESKQAERAVLDARLSSPDVIRDREELAEQIRALGELAEMAAWYGCDVSRPAATAHEAVQWLYLGFLAAVKEQNGAAMSLGRTSTFLDVYLQRDLDEGTLDETRAQELIDDFVIKLRIVRFLRTPEYDALFSGDPTWVTESIGGIGGDGRTLVTRTSFRFLQTLYNLGPAPEPNLTVLWSPQLPSGFKEFCARVSIDTSAVQYESDDLLRPRTGDDTAIACCVSAMTVGRQMQFFGARVNLAKALLYAINGGRDEMTGEQIAPEAPALTGEYLEYGELSAAYDRMLDWLAATYVNTLNVIHYMHDKYAYERIEMALHNHPVYRYMACGIAGLSVAADSLSAVKHARVKVIRDGNGLAVDYGTEGEFPAYGNNDDRVDSIAVDLLKSFMTKVRRHPTYRNAEHTQSVLTITSNVVYGKHTGNTPDGRRAGEPFAPGANPMNGRDRHGVAASALSVAKLPYEEARDGISLTTTITPEGLGHNPDERPGHLVGILDAYMASGGFHMNVNVLDRATLEDAMEHPQKHPELTIRVSGYAVNFVRLTREQQLDVISRTFHGSL, from the coding sequence ATGACCACGACGGTGACAGTTGGCAGCCGAAGGGCCGAGGCATGGCGAGGCTTCGCCGGGACACGCTGGCGCGACCGCATCGACGTACGCGACTTCATCCAGGCCAACTACACGCCGTACGAGGGCGACTCGGCGTTCCTGGCCGGTCCGACCGAGCGCACCCTCACGGTCTGGCGCAAGGTCAGCGCGCACTTCCCCGACGAGCGGCTCAAGGGGATCTTCGACGTAGACCCGGGCACTCCGTCCACCATCACCTCGCACCGGCCGGGCTTCATCGACCGCGACCGGGAGCTGATCGTGGGCCTGCAGACCGATGCCCCGCTGCGGCGGGCCATCATGCCCAACGGCGGGCTGCGGATGGTCGAGAACAGTCTGGAGGCGTACGGCTACAAGGCCGACCCCTTCGTGACACGCGTCTTCGGCACCTACCGCAAGACCCACAACGACGGCGTCTTCGACGCCTACACCCCTGAGATGCGCGCCGCCCGCAAGGCGGGCATCATCACCGGCTTGCCCGACGCGTACGGCCGTGGCCGGATCATCGGCGACTACCGGCGCGTCGCGCTGTACGGCACCGACCGGCTGATCGAGTCCAAGCAGGCCGAGCGTGCTGTGCTGGACGCGCGGCTCTCCAGCCCGGACGTCATCCGCGACCGCGAGGAACTGGCCGAGCAGATACGGGCGCTGGGTGAACTGGCGGAGATGGCGGCCTGGTACGGCTGCGACGTCTCCCGCCCCGCCGCCACCGCCCACGAGGCCGTGCAGTGGCTCTACCTCGGCTTCCTGGCCGCCGTGAAGGAGCAGAACGGCGCCGCGATGTCGCTCGGCCGCACCTCCACCTTCCTGGACGTCTACCTCCAGCGCGACCTGGACGAGGGCACCCTCGACGAGACGCGCGCCCAGGAGCTGATCGACGACTTCGTGATCAAGCTGCGGATCGTACGGTTCCTGCGCACCCCGGAGTACGACGCGCTGTTCTCCGGCGACCCGACCTGGGTGACGGAGTCCATCGGCGGCATCGGCGGCGACGGGCGCACACTGGTCACCCGAACCTCCTTCCGCTTCCTGCAGACGCTGTACAACCTCGGCCCGGCCCCGGAGCCCAACCTGACCGTGCTGTGGTCACCCCAACTGCCGTCCGGGTTCAAGGAGTTCTGCGCCCGCGTGTCGATCGACACCAGCGCCGTGCAGTACGAGTCCGACGACCTGCTGCGCCCGCGCACCGGCGACGACACCGCGATCGCCTGCTGCGTCTCCGCGATGACGGTGGGCCGGCAGATGCAGTTCTTCGGCGCCCGCGTCAACCTCGCCAAGGCGCTGCTGTACGCGATCAACGGCGGCCGGGACGAGATGACCGGCGAACAGATCGCGCCCGAGGCGCCCGCCCTGACCGGCGAGTACCTGGAGTACGGGGAGCTGTCGGCCGCGTACGACCGCATGCTGGACTGGCTGGCGGCCACGTACGTCAACACGCTCAACGTCATCCACTACATGCACGACAAGTACGCCTACGAGCGCATCGAGATGGCGTTGCACAACCACCCGGTGTACCGCTACATGGCCTGCGGGATCGCCGGCCTGTCGGTGGCCGCCGACAGCCTCTCCGCCGTCAAGCACGCCCGCGTGAAGGTGATCCGGGACGGGAACGGGCTGGCCGTCGACTACGGGACCGAGGGGGAGTTCCCGGCGTACGGCAACAACGACGACCGGGTCGACTCCATCGCCGTCGACCTCTTGAAGTCCTTCATGACCAAGGTTCGCCGCCACCCCACCTACCGCAATGCCGAGCACACCCAGTCGGTGCTGACCATCACCTCCAACGTGGTGTACGGCAAGCACACCGGCAACACCCCCGACGGCCGCCGTGCCGGGGAGCCCTTCGCGCCCGGCGCCAACCCGATGAACGGCCGCGACCGCCACGGCGTGGCCGCCTCCGCCCTCTCGGTGGCGAAACTGCCGTACGAGGAGGCCCGGGACGGCATCTCGCTGACCACGACGATCACCCCCGAGGGACTGGGGCACAACCCGGACGAGCGGCCGGGCCACCTGGTCGGCATCCTCGACGCCTACATGGCCTCGGGCGGCTTCCACATGAACGTCAACGTCCTGGACCGGGCGACCCTGGAGGACGCCATGGAACACCCGCAGAAGCACCCGGAGCTGACGATCAGGGTTTCCGGATACGCCGTCAACTTCGTCCGCCTGACCCGCGAGCAGCAGCTTGACGTGATCAGCCGCACCTTCCACGGATCGCTGTGA
- a CDS encoding carbamate kinase, whose product MRIVIALGGNALLRRGDRPDAAVQQANIDRVATAVAGLTLEHEVVITHGNEPQIGLLAMESAADPVLTAPCPLDLLGAQTAGLIGSLLVRALYDTLPGRKIAALVTHTLVRADDPAFTRPTKRVGPVYPRDVARSLARRSGWHIAKDATGWRQVVASPAPQGIVETETIHDLLTCGALVICAGGGGVPVTADTDTGALTGVEAVVDKDLTAALLAEELKADFLLILTDVPNVYTDYGTPHQHPVLDATPDALRRGDFPDGSMGPKTEAAARFVERTGGLAAIGCLDAAYEILHGRSGTLVRPELSLG is encoded by the coding sequence GTGCGTATCGTCATAGCCCTCGGCGGCAACGCCCTGCTGCGCCGGGGTGATCGCCCCGACGCTGCCGTGCAGCAGGCGAACATCGACCGGGTGGCCACCGCCGTCGCCGGCCTCACCCTGGAACACGAGGTCGTCATCACCCATGGCAACGAGCCGCAGATCGGACTGCTCGCCATGGAGAGCGCGGCCGACCCGGTCCTGACCGCCCCCTGTCCTCTGGACCTGCTGGGTGCCCAGACCGCGGGCCTCATCGGATCGCTGCTGGTCCGGGCCCTGTACGACACGCTGCCCGGCCGCAAGATCGCCGCACTGGTCACCCACACCCTGGTACGGGCCGACGATCCGGCCTTCACGCGGCCCACGAAGCGCGTCGGCCCGGTGTACCCCCGGGACGTCGCCCGCTCCCTGGCTCGAAGGAGCGGCTGGCACATCGCCAAGGACGCCACCGGATGGCGCCAGGTCGTTGCCTCACCGGCGCCCCAGGGGATCGTCGAGACCGAGACCATCCACGACCTGCTCACCTGCGGCGCGCTGGTCATCTGCGCCGGCGGCGGAGGCGTGCCCGTCACCGCGGACACAGACACCGGCGCGTTGACCGGTGTCGAGGCGGTCGTCGACAAGGACCTCACCGCGGCCCTGCTCGCCGAGGAACTCAAGGCCGACTTCCTGCTCATCCTCACCGACGTGCCGAACGTCTACACCGACTACGGCACCCCTCACCAGCACCCCGTCCTGGACGCCACCCCGGACGCCCTGCGCCGCGGCGACTTCCCCGACGGCTCGATGGGCCCCAAGACGGAGGCCGCGGCCCGGTTCGTGGAACGTACCGGAGGCCTGGCCGCGATCGGTTGCCTGGACGCGGCGTACGAGATCCTCCACGGCAGGTCGGGGACGCTGGTCCGCCCCGAGCTGTCCCTCGGCTGA
- a CDS encoding universal stress protein has product MLRHITAGVDGSTESLAAAHWAAREALRRGASLRLVQAWKWHPRPASSVPAELSEREWAQQTLDRAVGSVRAAHPGLRIVDRLVPDSAVAALLAAAEEAQLLVLGSRGLRGVAGFIIGSVSQRVVARSERPVVLVRAGEASADEHLPVSGGVSPDEIPEIPFRDVVLGLDTRRPCDELIEFAFEAAHRYGAGLHVIHAFSVPSADGGDLHAVTGSGPEILAAQERAVVATLRPWCEKFPDVSVTESVSEGRAATALVRASSGASLVVVGRRTRDGRLGTHIGPVTHAALHHIGCPVAVVPHA; this is encoded by the coding sequence ATGCTTCGCCACATCACCGCAGGTGTCGACGGTTCCACCGAGAGTCTCGCGGCCGCGCACTGGGCGGCCCGGGAAGCCCTGCGTCGCGGAGCCTCGTTGCGGCTCGTGCAGGCCTGGAAGTGGCACCCTCGCCCGGCCTCGTCCGTACCCGCGGAACTCAGCGAGCGCGAGTGGGCCCAGCAGACCCTGGACCGAGCAGTCGGCAGCGTCCGTGCCGCGCACCCCGGGCTGCGGATCGTCGACCGGCTGGTGCCCGACTCCGCGGTCGCCGCCCTGCTCGCGGCAGCCGAGGAGGCGCAGCTGTTGGTACTCGGCTCCCGCGGACTCAGAGGAGTCGCGGGGTTCATCATCGGCTCCGTGTCCCAGCGGGTCGTCGCCAGGTCCGAGCGCCCTGTGGTGCTTGTCCGCGCGGGCGAGGCTTCCGCCGACGAGCACCTTCCGGTATCCGGCGGTGTCTCGCCGGATGAAATTCCGGAGATCCCGTTCCGCGATGTCGTCCTCGGGCTGGACACCCGGCGCCCTTGTGACGAACTGATCGAGTTCGCCTTCGAGGCCGCCCACCGCTACGGCGCCGGCCTGCACGTGATCCACGCCTTCAGCGTTCCGTCGGCCGACGGCGGCGACCTTCACGCGGTCACAGGATCCGGTCCGGAGATTCTCGCGGCACAGGAACGTGCCGTCGTCGCGACGCTGCGTCCGTGGTGCGAGAAGTTCCCCGACGTCTCCGTGACCGAGTCCGTCTCCGAAGGCAGGGCGGCCACCGCACTGGTGCGCGCGTCGTCCGGTGCCTCCCTCGTGGTCGTGGGTCGCCGTACACGGGACGGCCGCCTCGGCACCCACATCGGTCCCGTGACGCACGCGGCGCTGCATCACATCGGCTGCCCCGTCGCAGTCGTACCGCATGCCTGA
- a CDS encoding cyclic nucleotide-binding domain-containing protein — protein MNAPPTAGMLRALPAEHRHRLMQFAREVSFPQGTRLFEEGRRADRFWIIRTGTVALDMHVPGRRAAVIETLGHNELVGWSWLFAPHTWHLGAEATSPVRAYEFDATAIRSLCQDDPALGQSVAQWVGDVLAHRLRSARTRLLDLYAPYGSGSLL, from the coding sequence ATGAACGCTCCCCCCACGGCCGGCATGCTGCGGGCGCTGCCCGCAGAGCACCGGCACCGGTTGATGCAGTTCGCCCGGGAGGTGTCGTTCCCCCAGGGAACCCGTCTCTTCGAAGAGGGCCGGCGTGCGGACCGGTTCTGGATCATCCGCACCGGCACCGTTGCCCTCGACATGCACGTGCCCGGGCGCCGCGCGGCCGTCATCGAGACCCTCGGACACAACGAACTCGTCGGCTGGTCCTGGCTGTTCGCGCCGCACACCTGGCACCTGGGCGCCGAGGCGACCAGTCCCGTGCGGGCGTACGAGTTCGACGCCACCGCGATCCGTTCGCTGTGCCAGGACGATCCCGCACTCGGTCAGAGCGTCGCCCAGTGGGTCGGCGACGTCCTCGCCCACCGCCTGCGCTCGGCCCGCACCCGGCTGCTGGACCTGTACGCGCCATACGGCAGCGGCAGCCTCCTGTGA
- a CDS encoding CBS domain-containing protein: MHGTPHIVSDVMSETVAAIGRKAAFKEMVRMMQDWKVSALPVLEGEGRVVGVVSEADLLPKEEFRDSDPDRYTQLRRLSDLAKAGAATAEELMTSPALTVQADATLAQAARTMARAKVKRLPVVDELGVLQGIVSRADLLKVFLRDDDEIAEEVRREVVSYLFPTPASAARVAVRDGVVTLSGRIRDTSLVPVAARLIRAVEGVVNVDFDLSEHGGSPEPATMTHRE; the protein is encoded by the coding sequence ATGCACGGCACCCCTCACATCGTGAGCGACGTCATGAGTGAGACCGTCGCCGCCATCGGCCGCAAGGCGGCCTTCAAGGAGATGGTGCGGATGATGCAGGACTGGAAGGTCAGTGCCCTGCCCGTCTTGGAGGGCGAGGGGCGCGTCGTCGGGGTCGTCTCCGAGGCAGACCTACTGCCCAAGGAGGAGTTCCGCGACAGCGACCCCGACCGGTACACCCAGCTGCGGCGCCTGTCCGACCTCGCGAAGGCCGGCGCGGCGACCGCCGAGGAACTGATGACCTCGCCGGCCCTCACGGTCCAGGCGGACGCGACGCTCGCCCAGGCCGCGCGGACCATGGCACGCGCCAAGGTCAAACGACTGCCGGTCGTCGACGAGTTGGGCGTGCTGCAGGGCATCGTCAGCCGCGCCGACCTGCTGAAGGTATTCCTGCGCGACGACGACGAGATCGCCGAGGAGGTCCGCCGGGAGGTGGTGTCGTACCTCTTCCCCACTCCGGCGTCGGCCGCACGTGTGGCGGTACGGGACGGTGTCGTGACGCTCAGCGGCCGCATCCGGGACACGTCCCTGGTGCCCGTGGCCGCACGTCTGATCCGGGCCGTCGAGGGTGTCGTGAACGTGGACTTCGATCTCTCCGAGCACGGGGGCTCCCCCGAGCCGGCCACCATGACGCACCGCGAGTGA